The genomic region CCGCGCCGATGGCCGCGCCTTTACCGGCATCGCCGGCAATCGCGCCGATCGCGGCTCCCGCGGCGGCGCCGCGCGCTCCGCCTCTCAACAACTCTTTGCCCTTGCGTTCTTGCGGCTGGCTGGGTTGGGAAGCGGAAGCGCCGGTGCTGGGATCGAAGCCGCTCTGCTGGACGGCCCAGGTATGGCATTCAAAACGGTCTTGAGCCATCTGCTGCGACGATTGCCCTTTCGCCGGATAGACGATCGGATTTTGAGCAAACACCGACAGCGGCAGAACCAAAGCCGCGATCGACAGGGGCCAAAGATTTTTCAACTGTCTTGTCCGGGTTTTCATGATACTCTCTCTTCAATAATGAGTTTAAATTTTTCAATCGAAACCGCTCAATCCAGAGCACGTTTCGCTATTACCGCCGACTCACTCGACTCTTGTTACCGCCGGCGGCACCCAGCGCCCGTCCAGCACCTCGGCTTTCGGCGCATACAGGCGCATGGTCACGCCCAGCGTTCCCTTGCCCGGCGAAGGCAGCCAGTTGGATTCCTTGTCGGCTCCCGGAGAGTCGTGCCGGATATAGAGATCGAGCGAGCCGTCGGCGTTGAATTTCAATGCGTCGCGATCGCCGATGGCGAAGCGGTTCAGCGGATTGGCGACCTGAAAGCCGTCCCCATCGTATAGAGTAACCGACCAGAAAGCATCAACCGGCGGCAGTTCTTCCTTCTTGAAATGAAGCCGATACCGACTCCCTCCAACCAGCATTTTGCCTCCGGCATCGGCCAAGGCCAATGGATAAACGGCATCCTCGGGTTGATTCGCCCCGAGCCCCACCATGGCGACGATCGCGCGTTTCAGGTAATAATTGCCGTAGACGCCCATCGTATCGGTATTCATCTGCCAGCCGTTGACCACGCGCGCCAGGGTCGGCGCCTTTTCCTTCATCCACTTCAAGCCGTCCGCCGCGGCGCGCTCCAGCCCCGCCTTGACGGCGGTCGGGATCCTGTTCCAATCGAAGCGTGGTCCGGGTTCAAGACCGATCCGCCGCATGCGCTCGACCATCGACCAATCGGTGACGTGGGGCGGGTTGTGCTTCATCAGGTCCATCCCCAGGCTGAAATATTGGCCGGCCGGCATCGTATTCACCTGCACCAGCGGCGGCGTCTTCGTATCCACGCCCGGATCGGCCGCGGCCTTGGCCTTCATCGGCCGGGGCTTTTTCCTCCATCGGGAAAGCGGTGTGATCCGGTATCCGTCCTGCACCTTGTGCACGGCCTCGTAGTCTTTGGAACCGTTGGTTTGCGTGCGGCCGATGACCCAGACGTAGGCTGTGGGTGCGTCGATGCGCCGGATGCCTTTGGGCAGTTGGCCTTTCCACCCTTGCGGCACGACCGCGAAATCTGCGGCGGCCGTGCCGCTGGTCCGTTTGCCCGGCACCGCGAACACGTCGCTCCACAGGTCCAGCATCGGCAGCAGATAATAGCGTCCGGCCGTATCCGGCGCGGAGACGATTTGCGGTTCTTCGGTCAGATCCAGCCAGGCGCTGGAATAGAGCGTGTCGAAATTTGGGCGCACCACTTCCCGAAAATCCGCAGCCGGGAACGCACGCATATGGTGGAAGACGTTCATCGGCCCCATGCCGGCTTTCTCGCCGGGTTCCTGATGGATGGCGACGCGGCGGGTCACTTCCATCGAGATCAAGGGATAAAGATACACATAAGCCTCCAGTCCGATCTCGTAGGCTTCCTGCTCGGTCGCTTTTTCGGCCGCCAGCGGGGCGCCAGTCGCCACCCCGATTGCCAGCGCCAGGGACAACAGAGTTTCGACTAAACCTCTCCGAAAATGAATTGTCATAAGCAATCGTCCAGAATCTTAAAAAATTTGCTTCGATCGTTAATCGGGATGAATGCGGGTAATCTTGGAGCCTTGGATGCCGAGTCCCGCCATTAATCCTTTTTGGTCGAAGATAAAGGCATAGACGTTGTGCTTCGCGGTCGTCGTGGTGATCGATTTGGCGAGGCCGGCGTCGACGACGACAATGCTGGGCCCGACGCCGAGTTCCCAACCGCGGCTGCTGTCGAGATACTTCATCGTTTCGTCCGACAGGAAAAACAGCGCATATCCGTAAGACTGCACCCCGGCCTGCAACCCGTAAGACGCCGCGATGCTGTTGTAATAGCCGGCGGTCCGGCCCCTGACCCGCAACGCGCCGCCCCGTCCGTATTGCCCACCGAACACGAAACCGGCTTTGACGATGGTCGGAAACACCAGAATGCCTTTCGCCCGAGTAGCCAGCTTTTTAGCCTCCGGCGTAGTCGCATAAAGAGTCTGCAAAGCCGCATCGACGTTCCGGTCGATTTCGGCGGCCGTTCCCGAAATGCCGGGATTGCCGCCCACCGATTGACAACCTGCAAGGGCCAGCAGGCTCATCAGTAAAACGGTTAACCCGGTTTTTTTTAACCTGTCTCGATTTGTCATACGCACTGGTTGCCTGACCGTTCGGAATTGATAATCCATGCCGTTCCGGTATCGGGTTTGAATGGATGCAAACCGGGGATCCGGTCGGGCGAATTCTTTCGGACCGATTCCCGACTTGTCTCATTCAAACCGGCACCGGATGCCGGCTATTTTTTCAAATTCAAATCCTTCAAAGCCTGATTGCAGCGCCCGCTGATTTTTTTCTCGTTGTCTTCGAGGCAGGCCAATAATCTTCCTTCGCCGGCTTCGACCGAGGAACAGTATTGTTCGAGATCGTCGCCGCATTCGTTGGCCGCATAGGAAAGCGCCGCCACCGCTCGTTCCAGTTGCACTGCCGAATCGTACAGCGCATACTCGCAGCGGCCCGACAGTTTGTCGCCACGAGCATAGATACAAGCGAGGATGCGCCCTGCGCCGGGCGTGACGTCCTTGCAATAAGCCTCCAGTTCGGTTTGGCAACCCTGCAAAAAAGTCTCCAGGGGGCCCTGGCCGGACGGCGCGGCATCGGCAGCGTTTTTCGGTTGCGGTGCGGCGCAAGCGCCGACTGCTGTACAGATCCAGGCAAGCAAGACAATACGTTTCATATCGATCCTGTTCATTTTCATAATTTGGCTTGAAGACATTGTTTTCTGAAAATAACGGCCGCTTCCCCTGTCTTCCAGTTCCTTCACATCCTCACCGGAAACCTGCGATGCGTGCCATAGCCGGTCTATTTCCTGATGCTCGAGGAAGCCCTCCGCTTAAAGGCAGGTGGCCAATGTAACCTTTTCCTCGATACGCAGCTATTGGACTTTAGGCCAAGTTCATCCGGAAAAGCATCGGATAAAATCGAAGGCACGGGCTCAAAACTTGAATTAAATGAAGGGATCGGCGGTCTCTTGGATCGTCCGGAATTAAAGGCATGAACCAATGAAGTGTGATGGCATCGAACAAACTGTCCTGGCGTTGGGTCCGGGAGAACTGGAAGCACCGCAAATCGTCCGCCGGATAAGACCGTTGTTTTCCAGGGCCCTGAGCGCATCCGGGGACCTTATTTATCTCGCGAACCATTCGCTCGGCCGGCCCCTGGACCG from Methylosarcina fibrata AML-C10 harbors:
- a CDS encoding DUF1254 domain-containing protein, which produces MTIHFRRGLVETLLSLALAIGVATGAPLAAEKATEQEAYEIGLEAYVYLYPLISMEVTRRVAIHQEPGEKAGMGPMNVFHHMRAFPAADFREVVRPNFDTLYSSAWLDLTEEPQIVSAPDTAGRYYLLPMLDLWSDVFAVPGKRTSGTAAADFAVVPQGWKGQLPKGIRRIDAPTAYVWVIGRTQTNGSKDYEAVHKVQDGYRITPLSRWRKKPRPMKAKAAADPGVDTKTPPLVQVNTMPAGQYFSLGMDLMKHNPPHVTDWSMVERMRRIGLEPGPRFDWNRIPTAVKAGLERAAADGLKWMKEKAPTLARVVNGWQMNTDTMGVYGNYYLKRAIVAMVGLGANQPEDAVYPLALADAGGKMLVGGSRYRLHFKKEELPPVDAFWSVTLYDGDGFQVANPLNRFAIGDRDALKFNADGSLDLYIRHDSPGADKESNWLPSPGKGTLGVTMRLYAPKAEVLDGRWVPPAVTRVE
- a CDS encoding cysteine rich repeat-containing protein; translation: MKRIVLLAWICTAVGACAAPQPKNAADAAPSGQGPLETFLQGCQTELEAYCKDVTPGAGRILACIYARGDKLSGRCEYALYDSAVQLERAVAALSYAANECGDDLEQYCSSVEAGEGRLLACLEDNEKKISGRCNQALKDLNLKK
- a CDS encoding lipid-binding SYLF domain-containing protein is translated as MTNRDRLKKTGLTVLLMSLLALAGCQSVGGNPGISGTAAEIDRNVDAALQTLYATTPEAKKLATRAKGILVFPTIVKAGFVFGGQYGRGGALRVRGRTAGYYNSIAASYGLQAGVQSYGYALFFLSDETMKYLDSSRGWELGVGPSIVVVDAGLAKSITTTTAKHNVYAFIFDQKGLMAGLGIQGSKITRIHPD
- a CDS encoding glycine zipper family protein; amino-acid sequence: MKTRTRQLKNLWPLSIAALVLPLSVFAQNPIVYPAKGQSSQQMAQDRFECHTWAVQQSGFDPSTGASASQPSQPQERKGKELLRGGARGAAAGAAIGAIAGDAGKGAAIGAAAGGLRRGFAQRDADKAASAAPNEAAVNYNRALNACLTGRGYTVQ